A genomic window from Anopheles ziemanni chromosome X, idAnoZiCoDA_A2_x.2, whole genome shotgun sequence includes:
- the LOC131290355 gene encoding transmembrane protein 41 homolog has translation MASGTNGRVTVAPYGDNNNQQHKPAQVTQNGKSGKEANGLVAGAKSHPARDEDRSARQSLIILVAIFLTSLFAMLYVYAMFPELDESEKQYLKVPFDIDDAKQLGRVLDRYKDLYNLEVMFGIILVYIFLQTFAIPGSLFLSILSGFLYSFPVALTLVCFCSALGATLCYLLSQLVGRRLVKYYFPERAHHWAQQVDRHRDDLLSYMLFLRMTPFLPNWFINLVAPVIGVPLYPFALGTFLGVAPPSFIAIQAGKTLYKMTSSSDAFSWGSIAMLAAFSVVALVPVIFKRYFKTKID, from the exons ATGGCATCCGGAACGAACGGACGTGTAACAGTGGCGCCGTACGGTGACAACAACAACCAGCAGCACAAGCCGGCCCAAGTCACGCAAAACGGCAAATCGGGCAAGGAGGCCAACGGATTGGTCGCGGGGGCAAAGAGTCACCCCGCGCGGGACGAAGATCGCTCCGCCCGGCAGTCGCTGATCATCCTGGTGGCAATCTTTCTCACCAGCCTGTTCGCGATGCTGTACGTTTATGCCATGTTCCCGGAGCTGGACGA GTCAGAGAAGCAATACCTCAAGGTGCCGTTCGATATCGATGATGCCAAGCAGCTCGGTCGAGTCCTCGATCGATACAAGGATCTGTACAATCTCGAGGTCATGTTCGGCATCATTCTGGTGTACATATT CCTGCAAACGTTTGCCATTCCCGGTTCGTTGTTCCTATCGATACTGAGCGGGTTCCTGTACAGCTTTCCGGTTGCGCTCACGCTTGTCTGCTTCTGCTCAGCCCTCGGGGCCACCCTGTGCTATCTGCTTTCGCAGCTGGTCGGCCGGCGGCTGGTGAAGTACTACTTCCCGGAACGGGCCCACCACTGGGCGCAGCAGGTCGACCGCCACCGGGACGACCTGCTCAGCTACATGCTGTTCCTGCGCATGACGCCGTTCCTGCCGAACTGGTTCATCAACCTGGTCGCACCGGTGATCGGCGTACCACTGTACCCGTTCGCCCTCGGCACATTCCTCGGCGTCGCACCGCCCTCCTTCATTGCCATACAGGCCGGTAAGACGCTGTACAAGATGACCAGCTCGAGCGACGCGTTCAGCTGGGGCTCGATCGCGATGCTGGCCGC
- the LOC131290725 gene encoding protein VAC14 homolog isoform X1, which yields MENAFAPISEACVKALSDKTYDKRKVAALEIEKMVTDFKAKKNMAQVKRIIDVLSKDFVRSNDSNKKKGGLIALAATSIALGKDTERFIEDIINPIMNCLIDSDMRVRFFASESLYNVVKVARGAVLPYFPSLFNALSRLVTDPDQNIKSGSEILDRLLKDIVNESSQTFDLDAFIPLVRERIMVKSSFARQFIISWISVLNAVPEINMVVYLPEILHGLFQILEDPLPEIQRMCETLLAQFLKIIKADPAAADIPKMTNVLIVQAQSSNPLIQFYAISWIKEFVQLSGGEILSFASGIFTAILPCLAFESDAKKNIKDCANAVNLNLLELVSNEEDKQKNLSYLDLNPVMEVLRQYLVHSPVPTKIAVLKWVHHLFTEVHDEMSEHANKLFPVLLRDCLSDSSDEVVLQAIVVLAEIVNSATVKGNDFDQTQYRQFLVELLNLFSENNTFLEKRGTLIIRQLCRLLNAEYIYRTFAEILLEERINLKIASTMVRTLNMILLTTSDLFDLRNMLHDIRNEKSASLFECLYKCWAHCPVSTLSLCLLAQCYQHVSEIVTLFADIEITVDFLVEIDKMVQLIESPIFASLRLALISHSNDNANAQHLSRALYGILMLLPQTEAFHLLNNRLQCVPNYWGQPNKISKSTNESQSKVKFDELFTYFKYVQDLHHQKRVEKRKKNQF from the exons ATGGAAAATGCATTTGCTCCTATCAGTGAAGCGTGCGTTAAGGCGCTTAGCGACAAAACCTACGACAAGCGGAAAGTTGCAGCGTTAGAAATAGAGAA AATGGTTACCGACTTcaaggcaaagaaaaacatggctCAGGTGAAGCGCATAATCGATGTCCTTAGCAAAGACTTCGTGCGCTCGAATGattcaaacaagaaaaagggTGGTCTGATAGCGCTAGCCGCCACCAGCATCGCGCTCGGAAAAGACACGGAAAGGTTCATAGAGGATATCATCAATCCGATCATGAACTGCCTGATCGACAGCGATATGCGGGTGCGTTTCTTTGCCAGCGAATCGCTGTATAATGTCGTGAAGGTGGCACGCGGTGCGGTTCTACCCTACTTTCCGAGTCTGTTCAATGCACTGAGCCGACTAGTGACGGACCCGGACCAGAACATCAAGAGTGGTAGCGAGATACTGGACCGGTTGCTGAAGGATATTGTCAACGAATCGTCCCAAACCTTCGATCTGGACGCCTTCATTCCGCTCGTGCGTGAGCGAATCATGGTGAAGAGTTCGTTCGCACGACAGTTTATCATTTCGTGGATCTCGGTGCTGAACGCCGTGCCGGAAATCAACATGGTGGTCTACCTGCCTGAGATACTGCACGGACTGTTCCAGATCCTGGAGGACCCACTGCCCGAAATTCAGCGCATGTGCGAAACACTACTGGCCCAGTTTCTCAAGATCATCAAGGCTGATCCAGCTGCCGCTGATATTCCAAAGATGACGAACGTGCTAATCGTGCAGGCGCAGTCGAGCAACCCACTGATCCAGTTTTACGCTATTTCGTGGATCAAGGAGTTTGTGCAACTGTCCGGTGGGGAAATACTCAGCTTCGCTAGCGGTATCTTCACCGCCATCCTGCCCTGCCTAGCCTTTGAGAGCGacgcgaagaaaaacatcaaagaCTGCGCGAACGCCGTCAACCTAAACCTGCTCGAGTTGGTTTCCAACGAGGAGGATAAGCAGAAAAATCTTAGCTATCTCGATCTGAACCCGGTGATGGAGGTGCTTCGCCAATACTTGGTACACAGTCCCGTGCCGACGAAAATCGCCGTGCTCAAGTGGGTGCACCATCTGTTCACCGAAGTGCACGACGAGATGTCCGAACATGCGAACAAGCTGTTTCCGGTGCTCCTGCGTGACTGTCTGTCGGACAGCTCGGATGAAGTGGTGTTGCAGGCCATAGTCGTGCTGGCGGAAATTGTCAACTCGGCCACCGTAAAGGGCAACGACTTTGATCAAACGCAATACAGACAGTTTCTCGTGGAACTGCTCAATCTGTTCAGCGAAAACAACACCTTCCTGGAAAAGCGGGGCACTCTGATTATTCGCCAGCTGTGTCGACTACTGAACGCCGAATACATTTACCGCACGTTTGCCGAAATTTTGCTCGAGGAGCGCATCAACCTCAAGATTGCCTCGACCATGGTGCGGACGCTTAACATGATTCTACTTACAACGTCTGATTTGTTTGATCTGCGCAACATGCTCCACGATATACGGAACGAG AAATCTGCCTCCCTGTTCGAGTGTCTTTACAAATGTTGGGCACACTGCCCAGTATCGACGTTGTCTCTGTGTCTTCTAGCTCAGTGCTACCAGCACGTGTCCGAGATTGTTACTCTGTT tgCTGATATTGAAATAACCGTCGACTTTTTGGTGGAAATAGACAAGATGGTTCAGCTCATCGAATCGCCAATATTTGCAT CACTTCGGTTGGCATTGATTTCACATTCGAATGACAATGCAAACGCCCAGCATCTATCGCGGGCACTGTACGGTATCCTGATGTTGCTGCCTCAAACGGAAGCGTTTCATCTGTTGAACAATCGGCTTCAATGCGTACCCAACTATTGGGGACAGCCGAATAAAat CTCGAAGTCTACCAACGAAAGTCAGAGCAAAGTAAAGTTTGACGAACTATTCACCTACTTTAAGTATGTACAAGATCTGCACCACCAAAAGCGCGTTGAAAAACGCAAGAAAAATCAGTTTTAG
- the LOC131290725 gene encoding protein VAC14 homolog isoform X2, whose translation MENAFAPISEACVKALSDKTYDKRKVAALEIEKMVTDFKAKKNMAQVKRIIDVLSKDFVRSNDSNKKKGGLIALAATSIALGKDTERFIEDIINPIMNCLIDSDMRVRFFASESLYNVVKVARGAVLPYFPSLFNALSRLVTDPDQNIKSGSEILDRLLKDIVNESSQTFDLDAFIPLVRERIMVKSSFARQFIISWISVLNAVPEINMVVYLPEILHGLFQILEDPLPEIQRMCETLLAQFLKIIKADPAAADIPKMTNVLIVQAQSSNPLIQFYAISWIKEFVQLSGGEILSFASGIFTAILPCLAFESDAKKNIKDCANAVNLNLLELVSNEEDKQKNLSYLDLNPVMEVLRQYLVHSPVPTKIAVLKWVHHLFTEVHDEMSEHANKLFPVLLRDCLSDSSDEVVLQAIVVLAEIVNSATVKGNDFDQTQYRQFLVELLNLFSENNTFLEKRGTLIIRQLCRLLNAEYIYRTFAEILLEERINLKIASTMVRTLNMILLTTSDLFDLRNMLHDIRNEKSASLFECLYKCWAHCPVSTLSLCLLAQCYQHVSEIVTLFADIEITVDFLVEIDKMVQLIESPIFASLRLALISHSNDNANAQHLSRALYGILMLLPQTEAFHLLNNRLQCVPNYWGQPNKISSKSTNESQSKVKFDELFTYFKYVQDLHHQKRVEKRKKNQF comes from the exons ATGGAAAATGCATTTGCTCCTATCAGTGAAGCGTGCGTTAAGGCGCTTAGCGACAAAACCTACGACAAGCGGAAAGTTGCAGCGTTAGAAATAGAGAA AATGGTTACCGACTTcaaggcaaagaaaaacatggctCAGGTGAAGCGCATAATCGATGTCCTTAGCAAAGACTTCGTGCGCTCGAATGattcaaacaagaaaaagggTGGTCTGATAGCGCTAGCCGCCACCAGCATCGCGCTCGGAAAAGACACGGAAAGGTTCATAGAGGATATCATCAATCCGATCATGAACTGCCTGATCGACAGCGATATGCGGGTGCGTTTCTTTGCCAGCGAATCGCTGTATAATGTCGTGAAGGTGGCACGCGGTGCGGTTCTACCCTACTTTCCGAGTCTGTTCAATGCACTGAGCCGACTAGTGACGGACCCGGACCAGAACATCAAGAGTGGTAGCGAGATACTGGACCGGTTGCTGAAGGATATTGTCAACGAATCGTCCCAAACCTTCGATCTGGACGCCTTCATTCCGCTCGTGCGTGAGCGAATCATGGTGAAGAGTTCGTTCGCACGACAGTTTATCATTTCGTGGATCTCGGTGCTGAACGCCGTGCCGGAAATCAACATGGTGGTCTACCTGCCTGAGATACTGCACGGACTGTTCCAGATCCTGGAGGACCCACTGCCCGAAATTCAGCGCATGTGCGAAACACTACTGGCCCAGTTTCTCAAGATCATCAAGGCTGATCCAGCTGCCGCTGATATTCCAAAGATGACGAACGTGCTAATCGTGCAGGCGCAGTCGAGCAACCCACTGATCCAGTTTTACGCTATTTCGTGGATCAAGGAGTTTGTGCAACTGTCCGGTGGGGAAATACTCAGCTTCGCTAGCGGTATCTTCACCGCCATCCTGCCCTGCCTAGCCTTTGAGAGCGacgcgaagaaaaacatcaaagaCTGCGCGAACGCCGTCAACCTAAACCTGCTCGAGTTGGTTTCCAACGAGGAGGATAAGCAGAAAAATCTTAGCTATCTCGATCTGAACCCGGTGATGGAGGTGCTTCGCCAATACTTGGTACACAGTCCCGTGCCGACGAAAATCGCCGTGCTCAAGTGGGTGCACCATCTGTTCACCGAAGTGCACGACGAGATGTCCGAACATGCGAACAAGCTGTTTCCGGTGCTCCTGCGTGACTGTCTGTCGGACAGCTCGGATGAAGTGGTGTTGCAGGCCATAGTCGTGCTGGCGGAAATTGTCAACTCGGCCACCGTAAAGGGCAACGACTTTGATCAAACGCAATACAGACAGTTTCTCGTGGAACTGCTCAATCTGTTCAGCGAAAACAACACCTTCCTGGAAAAGCGGGGCACTCTGATTATTCGCCAGCTGTGTCGACTACTGAACGCCGAATACATTTACCGCACGTTTGCCGAAATTTTGCTCGAGGAGCGCATCAACCTCAAGATTGCCTCGACCATGGTGCGGACGCTTAACATGATTCTACTTACAACGTCTGATTTGTTTGATCTGCGCAACATGCTCCACGATATACGGAACGAG AAATCTGCCTCCCTGTTCGAGTGTCTTTACAAATGTTGGGCACACTGCCCAGTATCGACGTTGTCTCTGTGTCTTCTAGCTCAGTGCTACCAGCACGTGTCCGAGATTGTTACTCTGTT tgCTGATATTGAAATAACCGTCGACTTTTTGGTGGAAATAGACAAGATGGTTCAGCTCATCGAATCGCCAATATTTGCAT CACTTCGGTTGGCATTGATTTCACATTCGAATGACAATGCAAACGCCCAGCATCTATCGCGGGCACTGTACGGTATCCTGATGTTGCTGCCTCAAACGGAAGCGTTTCATCTGTTGAACAATCGGCTTCAATGCGTACCCAACTATTGGGGACAGCCGAATAAAat CAGCTCGAAGTCTACCAACGAAAGTCAGAGCAAAGTAAAGTTTGACGAACTATTCACCTACTTTAAGTATGTACAAGATCTGCACCACCAAAAGCGCGTTGAAAAACGCAAGAAAAATCAGTTTTAG